The genomic interval GACATTCCACTCATATCCTTGGTTTCAATTCCTCGAATCGCATCATCGAATGATTGAATCAGCATGCCTCGGTTTCGATAAATGTTGGTGCTCATCGCAGGGATGTCATCAACGTTCTCTGGTGCGATGATGATGAACTGTTGGATGAACCTTGGAAATTCTTTTTGTTCCAACAACGCAACAGCTTCCTTGAGTTGCGGCAACAATACCATACGAGCTTCGACAGCGGCCTTCACGGTCGACTCGACGATGGAATACGCGTCTTCGCTGCCAAGATCCGAGAGCGTCAAGTACTTCCGCTTCCCCTCTTCGTCGACCAACAAGACTTCGCCACTGGGTCGGTAATTGGCTAGCCAGCCATCGACCGTGGTCTTTCCGTCACTCATGGTCCACGTCCGCATCGGTTTCTTCTTGATCTCGGCCAACTCAATCGCCGTCAGACCACGTCGAGGCGTCGTGATCGCAGAGTCGTCTGAGTGGGGATTCATATCGATGACTTCTGCGCTGGCTCGTGTCCCGAGCGCTCCCCACAGCCCATAGGGACTCTGAGAACCTGGTTTCGCAAACCCGCCATTGTTGGGCGGATCGCCGATCGCCACGCTCGGCCGAGTCGTGTCACCAGTATCAATTTTGGATGTCACAAACGCGACCGCTCCGTCACAGTACAACACGTGTGTTCCGGGACCGTGATGGCTGGATGCCGACATGACCGCCGTGTACTCGCCGTCGTCGGATGTCGCCGAAGGTGAATCCGGTGGCAGGATGGTTTGGAAACCTTGGGAACGAATCGCACCGTCGGCCCAACACGCCTGACGCCCCTCCGGCCAAAACTCCTTGCCCTGCTGAGCTTCAAACACCAGCGACGGGTTCATCGGCAAACCCGAGACGTTCTTTGCCACCGGCTTTCCAGCAATCTGGGACTCGGCCATCATCAACGTGTTGGACAGCCCGTCCAGAAAATCGCGAAAACGCAGCGCCCTTTGTTTGCAAAACGCACCTCGCTGCGTGGCTAGCTCCAGTTGTGTGATCGCAGGTTCCGGCGGCTTTGGCGAGTCGCCATGCCCCGCACCGACCCTCAAGATCCCGTCGCCGTAGTTGAGCACGTAGCTGCTGGCGTTGGGATACTGTTTGCTGGCCGGATCCTCGGGGCAGACCAACGGCTCTGGACGCTGTGACCAGGGCACGTATTTCTGTGCGTCGTACCAGGGAACCGGCCCCATCGCTGGATAGGAGACACCGTTGAGTCGCATCGGGTTAGACAGGTATTCCCACAGACGCTGCTCTTCCATGAACGGAGTCAGGCCGACAAACGCGCTGAGCCGTCCCGCATTGCCCGCCAGGGGCTCATCCACAGACCCTTGATCGGTCCCGCCCGCGCCCATCGGCATCAGCCGGTATGCAGAATGATAGTTGTGGATGGCGAGTCCGAGTTGCTTGAGATTGTTATCGCACTCGAATTGCCTGGCCGCATGCCGATGCCTCTGGACCTGCATCAGCATCAATGAGCTGATCAATCCACAGAGGATCAGCCCCACGGCACAGTCGGCCACGCACCATCGTCGTATCATTTTCGCACCCTTTCGGATCGCAGGTCTACCGGATTCCCATCGCCCCCTCAGGGTAGCGAATCACGCGATGTGCTGCTGAAAAACATGACTTTTCAAAAGGCTTTTTTACGATCCTGATCAAATCAGAGCCTGCACAGAACTTCAGGTCGCGCTACCGAACGATTGCTTTTAACGCTTGATTCACCATTGCTGAACTGAATCCGGTCAGCTTGGCGTGCGACGGACACCATCCCATCAGGAATCGATGAAAATCCGCCCAGCCGATCGAAAACAAGTCACTCCATTCCTGATGCAATGGCGTCCAAATGGATGACTTTCCGCTCCGGACTAAACTCTCCCGCAGCATTTCAAAGTAGTCATCCAGCAAATCGTCACAGCGATCCTGCAGCACCGCTTCGCTCAAACAACTGCCCAGGAAATACGCGACGTCCTTCATTCCGCAACCGCCACCGACGTACTGAAAATCAACCGCGGCGACCTCCCGTTGCGACAGACTGAAACAAAAATTCGCGACCTTTGCATCCCCGTGCACCAACGTTTGAAACCGTGCGTCACTCAAGACTTGATCGATCCGCCCCGCCGCACGCTTCAGGTCACCGTTCTCCATCACGGCAAGCTCATCAGGTCGCGTCGCCAGATGCCAGTAAGTCCCGACCGGCCACAGTCCATGCCAACTTTCCCTAGCGTTTTGACTTGGTGAGTCGGTCCGGTCCTCAAGAAACGTCGCGTGAAAACTTGCCAGCCATCCCAAACAAGCGTGTACACCAATATCGGTCAGCCGGTGATGTCGACCGGCGTAACCGACTGCGTCCAAATCTTCCAAGACCAGCAGATGTCCCGTGTCATCCGAGCGAACGGCCAGACAACGCGGCACCCGGCACGGCGACGCTGGATCACATCGATCACTCCAGTCTCGATACCAAGCCCGTTCGACTTCGTAGGATCGCATTTTTCGACAGTGGGAAATGTCGGTGTCCCAACCTCGCGGATGCCCAGCGGCATGCGATGGCGGCGAGACATGCTTGACGATCACTGACGGAACCGGCGCGTCGACAAGGCCAACGCGAACAATTTGTCCATACCCGCTCCAAAGCGTTTGAACGAGTTCTGCGGAGTCGACCGCCTTCGCAGCAACCGCTTCGCAAACATAACTCAACAGACGATCGTCCATCCGTATTCCATGCATCCTTTTGTGATTGAATCTTTGACGCGTCCACAATCTATCACTGTTTCAAGAATGGCTCCCCTCTCCCCCAAGGTTTTCGCGCGAAGGACTCAGCCATTGCCCAAGTCGACATCGCGAAACCTTGGGGGAGAGGGACAGGGGGTGAGGGGGAATTCAGTCCGGCGAGCGAGACTTTCGGATACACTCATGATTAGCCATCCCGCTCCGTCCCGCCTCACCGAGCTCTCATCCCGCTATGCGTCCCGCTACCCTCGTCATCCCGTTCCTGATTTGCAACGCATTCGCATTGTCGCCACCGCACACCTTCGGCGGGTCAGACACAATCCTGTTCAATCGTGACATTCGTCCGATCCTTTCGGAGAACTGTTTTCATTGCCATGGTCCAGACCGGGCCACTCGACATGCCGACCTGCGGTTGGATCAACCAGAATCCGCTGCGAACGTTCTTGCCGGCGATTCACCTGATGACAGCGAACTGGTTCGCCGCATCTTGTCAGACGATCCCGATGAACAGATGCCACCGCCTGATTCTCGCAAGGCCCTGACGCCGGATCAGATTTCGAAACTCACCCGTTGGGTCGAACAAGGAGCAAAGTACCAAGGTCACTGGGCATTCATCTCACCACAGAAAAGCTCACCTCCGATTCATGCTGATGACTCATGGTCTCGCGGCACCATCGATCGCTTCGTCTACGATCGCCTGTCAAAGGAAAACTTATCCCCGTCTCCACCTGCGGATCGCAATACGCTGATTCGACGCATCACGCTGGACTTGACCGGACTGCCTCCCACACCAGCGGATGTCGACGCGTTTGTGAAGGACCACTCGGCTGGCGCGACGGAGCGATTGATCGACCGCTTGATGCAATCGCCTCAATACGGCGAGCATCACGCCCTGCCTTGGCTGGAGGCCGCACGCTACGCCGACACGGACGGCTACCAGAACGATCGCTATCGCTACCAACACGTTTGGCGTGACTGGGTAATCGACGCGATGAACAACAATATGCCGTACGATCAATTCATCATCGAACAACTTGCCGGAGACATGCTGCCCGAAGCGACCTTGCGGCAACAAATCGCCACCGGCTTTGGTCGCAATCATCGCATCAACTCCGAAGACGGCTCGATCCCAGAAGAATGGCGAACCGAGTACGTCGCCGATCGTGTCGACACCTTCGGCACCGTGTTCCTTGGTTTGACCGTCGGCTGCGCCCGATGCCACGATCACAAGTACGACCCGATTTCACAAACCGAGTACTACCAGCTGTTCGCATACTTCAACAACATCGCTGAATGGGGCGTCGGCCCGAATAACGGCAACAGCCCCCCGTTCATCGAAGTCCCCGCAAGCTGGCCCAACTTGAGCCCCATCGAGAACCGCCGGATCGTGCCTGACCCGGTCAAGCTGACGCGGGCACGCAAGGAAGCCGGCAACGGTCTGCAAAGACCTCAGGCGGGTTCCCCCAAGACCGTGATGGTGATGCACGAGTCCGACCAGCCGCGCGAAACCTTTGTTCTAATCCGCGGACAATACAATGCTCCTGACACCGACCGTCCGGTCTCCCCGGGCGTTCCAAAATCACTTGACGTTGCCCCACGCGATGAGCAGCAAATTCCCAAGACAAGGTTGGACTTGGCAAGATGGTTGACCCGGCCCGGACATCCGCTGACCGCTCGTGTCGCCGTCAATCGGCTTTGGCAACAACTCTTCGGTACAGGGCTGGTCGAATCCAGTGACAACTTCGGTGCCCAAGGATCACCGCCGTCGCACCCCGAACTGCTCGACTACCTTGCGGTTCGCTTGCAAGAAACCGGCTGGGACCTGCGCAAAATCGAGAAAGAAATCCTGCTCAGCGCGACCTACCAACAGTCTTCAGTCATCACAGACGAACTTGCCCAACGAGACCCGAAAAACCGCTTGCTCGCGCGGGGGCCACGCGTCCGCATGTCGGCGTACATGCTGCGTGATCAAGCTCTCTCAACCAGCGGCCTGCTCGTCCACCACGTCGGCGGACCGTCCGCCAAACCCTACATGCCGCCCAAGATTTGGTCGTCGATCTCCAACAACAAGTACACACAGGACACCGGAGCAAACCTGTTTCGACGCAGCCTCTACACGTATTGGCGTCGGACAATTCCACCGCCAACGATGATGAACTTCAACGCTGCGGCGCGCGAAGTCTGTGCGGTGCAAACCGAATCCACCAATACGCCGCTGCAAGCGTTGACGCTGATGAACAACAAACTGTTCGTTGAAGCCGCCCGTGTGATGGCCGGGCGAATGATTGATTCCAACCCGGAAGACGTTGTCACCCAAATCGAACACGGGTTCAAGCTCGCCACCTCACGTCTGCCAAATGAGGCAGAACTCAAAGTGCTACGCAAAGCATACGATCAGTTTTTACAGCAGTATCAAACCGACCGAGCGGCCGCGGAAAAACTGCTGTCGGTCGGCAGTTCTCCACCTGCCAAAACCAACGAAGTCGACCAACTGGCGGCGATGGCAATGACGGCTTCCCTGATCATGAACCTTGACGAAACGATCACCAAGGAATGACGACGATGAATCACTTGAACCCCTTCTCGCGACGTTCCATGCTGCTCGGCTCACTCGGATTGGGCACGCTGCTGGGCAGCGAATTGACTGCGAATTCGTTTGCGGCGGACACCAACCCGCTGGGCGGCCTGGCATCCTTGCCTCATTTTCCGGCCAAAGCCAAACGGGTGATCTTTCTGTTTCAATCGGGCGGTCCCGCGCAGATGGACTTGTACGACCACAAGCCCCACCTCGCGGATCGTTTCGGCGAAGACGTCCCCAAAAGCGTTTACCCGGACGATCGCAAAACGACGATGAGTTCGGCCCAAGCGAACTTTCCCGTCGCGCCAAGCATCTTTAAGTTCTCGCAACATGGCGAAGCAGGCACGTGGATCAGTGAGCTGCTGCCCCACATCGCATCGCACGCCGATGACCTGTGCGTCATTCGCTCGATGCACACCGACGCGATCAATCATGATCCGGCGATCACATTTCAACAAACGGGATCGCAAATCCCCGGTCGCCCCAGCATCGGTTCTTGGCTCAGCTACGGCCTGGGCAGTGAAAACGCCGACTTGCCCGCGTTTGTCGCGATGAGCAGTCGTGGCAGCGGCAAGACCGGTCAACCACTTTATGATCGACTCTGGGGCAGCGGATTCCTGCCGTCGAAACATCAGGGAGTAAAGTTTCGCAATCAAGGCGACAGCGTCTTGGACATCTCCGATCCGGCCGGCGTCTCTCGTGACATGCGTCGCACGATGCTTGACTCCCTCAGTGAACTCAACACCATCAAACACGCCACGGTAGGCGACACCGAGATCCACTCTCGCATCGCCCAGTACGAACTCGCATTTCGCATGCAAACGTCTGTGCCGGAGTTGCTGGACCTGTCAGATGAATCTGCCGAGACACTGCAGCAATACGGCGCCGACGTTCAGAAACAAGGAACCTACGCTCACAACTGTTTGATCGCACGCCGGTTGGCAGAGCGTGGCGTCCGGTTCATTCAGTTGTTTCATCAGGGCTGGGACCAACACGGAAACTTGCCCGGTCAAATTCGCAAGCAGTGCGGGGACACCGACCAAGCCACCGGCGCACTCTTGGCAGATCTGAAGCAACGTGGAATGCTAGAAGACACGCTGGTCGTGTGGGGCGGTGAGTTCGGTCGTACGATTTACAGCCAAGGCAAATTGACCAAGACCGCTTACGGGCGCGACCATCACCCCGGTTGCTTCACCATGTGGATGGCCGGCGGCGGCGTCCGCGGCGGAACCAACTATGGTGCCACGGACGACTACAGCGTGAACGTTGCCGAAAACCCAGTCAGCGTCCACGACTTGCACGCCACGATCATGCACCTGCTGGGGATCGACCACGAACGATTGATCTACAAGTACCAAGGACGCGATTTCAGATTGACCGACGTCGCGGGGAATGTGGTGAAAGAAATATTGGCGTGATGAGGATAAGAGTTCATCCACAAACCCAGGGCCACCATGTCGTGTCCCTCCAGGACGGGCATACATGCGTTGCCCCGAAGGGGCGTTACATGAAAGCCCAGGGCAAAGCGAAGCGACGCCCTGGGTATACATACAACCAGAAGACAAAAAGCCCTGAAGGGGCGTTACAAACCTTCAATCCCAAACGTAACGTTCATCAAGTTCAATTTCGTGCCGACGAAAAAACTCTCGCAACTCTACCTGAAACGACATGCGACGATGGTGCTGCTCTTGATTCTCGATGTATCGCCGCACCGCTTCCACTTTCGATTGACTTACAGAGAACGCGGCGTAACCGGATTGCCAACTGAAATCCAAGTTCCCGGTTCCTTCGGTGGTTTTCATCCACTTCGAACTGGACTTCTTCACTTCTTGACAACTTTCTTGAGCGCATGATTCTTTGACAATGAGAACAATGCGTGCACATGGTCGCCGACTCCACCAATAATCAGAGCTGGGCTTTCCCACTGCCGAAAGATACCGGCTTGATATGCGTAGAGTGGCTGTCGAATCGGCTCTGGTATCCAATCCATTCTATGCTTGGTGCTGTAGATGAGATGGACAAGGTTTCCGACAAGAGATTGC from Stieleria varia carries:
- a CDS encoding DUF1559 domain-containing protein is translated as MIRRWCVADCAVGLILCGLISSLMLMQVQRHRHAARQFECDNNLKQLGLAIHNYHSAYRLMPMGAGGTDQGSVDEPLAGNAGRLSAFVGLTPFMEEQRLWEYLSNPMRLNGVSYPAMGPVPWYDAQKYVPWSQRPEPLVCPEDPASKQYPNASSYVLNYGDGILRVGAGHGDSPKPPEPAITQLELATQRGAFCKQRALRFRDFLDGLSNTLMMAESQIAGKPVAKNVSGLPMNPSLVFEAQQGKEFWPEGRQACWADGAIRSQGFQTILPPDSPSATSDDGEYTAVMSASSHHGPGTHVLYCDGAVAFVTSKIDTGDTTRPSVAIGDPPNNGGFAKPGSQSPYGLWGALGTRASAEVIDMNPHSDDSAITTPRRGLTAIELAEIKKKPMRTWTMSDGKTTVDGWLANYRPSGEVLLVDEEGKRKYLTLSDLGSEDAYSIVESTVKAAVEARMVLLPQLKEAVALLEQKEFPRFIQQFIIIAPENVDDIPAMSTNIYRNRGMLIQSFDDAIRGIETKDMSGMSVDEDNLGIQIGERSPAGRMYLRYSEGRWRISPGGQGRQRARRFGNQPAIDAVMEMEIKEYEAAMEAEQR
- a CDS encoding oxidoreductase family protein, which gives rise to MDDRLLSYVCEAVAAKAVDSAELVQTLWSGYGQIVRVGLVDAPVPSVIVKHVSPPSHAAGHPRGWDTDISHCRKMRSYEVERAWYRDWSDRCDPASPCRVPRCLAVRSDDTGHLLVLEDLDAVGYAGRHHRLTDIGVHACLGWLASFHATFLEDRTDSPSQNARESWHGLWPVGTYWHLATRPDELAVMENGDLKRAAGRIDQVLSDARFQTLVHGDAKVANFCFSLSQREVAAVDFQYVGGGCGMKDVAYFLGSCLSEAVLQDRCDDLLDDYFEMLRESLVRSGKSSIWTPLHQEWSDLFSIGWADFHRFLMGWCPSHAKLTGFSSAMVNQALKAIVR
- a CDS encoding PSD1 and planctomycete cytochrome C domain-containing protein encodes the protein MRPATLVIPFLICNAFALSPPHTFGGSDTILFNRDIRPILSENCFHCHGPDRATRHADLRLDQPESAANVLAGDSPDDSELVRRILSDDPDEQMPPPDSRKALTPDQISKLTRWVEQGAKYQGHWAFISPQKSSPPIHADDSWSRGTIDRFVYDRLSKENLSPSPPADRNTLIRRITLDLTGLPPTPADVDAFVKDHSAGATERLIDRLMQSPQYGEHHALPWLEAARYADTDGYQNDRYRYQHVWRDWVIDAMNNNMPYDQFIIEQLAGDMLPEATLRQQIATGFGRNHRINSEDGSIPEEWRTEYVADRVDTFGTVFLGLTVGCARCHDHKYDPISQTEYYQLFAYFNNIAEWGVGPNNGNSPPFIEVPASWPNLSPIENRRIVPDPVKLTRARKEAGNGLQRPQAGSPKTVMVMHESDQPRETFVLIRGQYNAPDTDRPVSPGVPKSLDVAPRDEQQIPKTRLDLARWLTRPGHPLTARVAVNRLWQQLFGTGLVESSDNFGAQGSPPSHPELLDYLAVRLQETGWDLRKIEKEILLSATYQQSSVITDELAQRDPKNRLLARGPRVRMSAYMLRDQALSTSGLLVHHVGGPSAKPYMPPKIWSSISNNKYTQDTGANLFRRSLYTYWRRTIPPPTMMNFNAAAREVCAVQTESTNTPLQALTLMNNKLFVEAARVMAGRMIDSNPEDVVTQIEHGFKLATSRLPNEAELKVLRKAYDQFLQQYQTDRAAAEKLLSVGSSPPAKTNEVDQLAAMAMTASLIMNLDETITKE
- a CDS encoding DUF1501 domain-containing protein, with the translated sequence MNHLNPFSRRSMLLGSLGLGTLLGSELTANSFAADTNPLGGLASLPHFPAKAKRVIFLFQSGGPAQMDLYDHKPHLADRFGEDVPKSVYPDDRKTTMSSAQANFPVAPSIFKFSQHGEAGTWISELLPHIASHADDLCVIRSMHTDAINHDPAITFQQTGSQIPGRPSIGSWLSYGLGSENADLPAFVAMSSRGSGKTGQPLYDRLWGSGFLPSKHQGVKFRNQGDSVLDISDPAGVSRDMRRTMLDSLSELNTIKHATVGDTEIHSRIAQYELAFRMQTSVPELLDLSDESAETLQQYGADVQKQGTYAHNCLIARRLAERGVRFIQLFHQGWDQHGNLPGQIRKQCGDTDQATGALLADLKQRGMLEDTLVVWGGEFGRTIYSQGKLTKTAYGRDHHPGCFTMWMAGGGVRGGTNYGATDDYSVNVAENPVSVHDLHATIMHLLGIDHERLIYKYQGRDFRLTDVAGNVVKEILA